A section of the Haloferax sp. Atlit-12N genome encodes:
- a CDS encoding substrate-binding protein, protein MTDQPALTDESRRRYLKAIGTAGLTAGLAGCAGGGGSETENTGGGGGDDSSGGDTSGGDDSGEDYEPIGNFPPEGNSVSIGFNGPTSGALGPDGQDQEKGFDLAVKHLNEGGGLVDYWDRLSGDGIMGYQVEPTKADTAGSADTAQDNIDRMIQRDNIQFWTGGMSSTVTMAMQNVAQREKVPFMGGNSTSAGISGENCSRYYFHPTFHAEIIGMAMGEAAPSVLGEDRSLFHIYMDYSYGQSNRDAARKYLTEQGPWEDAGGAAIAEGETDHSSQIQALEDSGADTLYFSSFGNFAASGLAQLRDAGLTDDIDVIIPHVSAFTLDPLGADAEGVLGMEPWNPNADNEASQAFVEAYRAEYDETPNQSSLHTYESMMVYAAAVEEAGTFHPPTVVRTLEDFEWSLAWGDSSYRSCDHQVERPWYMVQGVGDDRAEELGIRTEIVETTDPLVYECSEFPASNCAMGDNEYGDE, encoded by the coding sequence ATGACTGATCAACCAGCGCTAACTGACGAATCCAGGCGACGCTATCTGAAAGCAATCGGGACGGCCGGACTCACGGCCGGCCTTGCGGGCTGTGCCGGTGGGGGCGGTTCCGAGACCGAGAACACTGGCGGTGGGGGCGGCGACGATTCCTCTGGCGGGGACACGTCCGGCGGCGACGACAGCGGCGAAGACTACGAGCCCATCGGGAACTTCCCGCCCGAAGGGAACTCCGTGAGCATCGGATTCAACGGGCCGACCTCCGGCGCGTTGGGTCCCGACGGTCAAGACCAGGAGAAAGGCTTCGACCTCGCGGTCAAGCACCTGAACGAGGGCGGCGGCCTCGTCGACTACTGGGACCGACTGAGCGGCGACGGCATCATGGGCTACCAGGTCGAGCCGACGAAGGCCGACACCGCCGGCAGCGCCGACACGGCCCAGGACAACATCGACCGGATGATTCAGCGGGACAACATCCAGTTCTGGACGGGCGGCATGTCCAGTACGGTGACGATGGCGATGCAGAACGTCGCCCAGCGGGAGAAAGTCCCGTTCATGGGCGGCAACTCCACGTCCGCCGGCATCTCCGGCGAGAACTGCTCGCGATACTACTTCCACCCGACGTTCCACGCAGAGATTATCGGGATGGCGATGGGCGAGGCCGCGCCCTCGGTCCTCGGCGAGGACCGCTCGCTGTTCCACATCTACATGGACTACTCCTACGGGCAGTCGAACCGCGACGCCGCCCGCAAGTACCTCACCGAGCAGGGGCCGTGGGAGGACGCCGGCGGTGCCGCCATCGCGGAAGGCGAGACCGACCACAGCTCCCAGATTCAGGCGCTCGAAGACTCGGGAGCCGACACGCTGTACTTCTCCAGCTTCGGTAACTTCGCGGCCAGCGGCCTCGCGCAACTGCGGGACGCCGGCCTGACCGACGACATCGACGTCATCATCCCGCACGTCAGCGCGTTCACCCTCGACCCGCTCGGTGCGGACGCGGAGGGCGTCCTCGGTATGGAGCCGTGGAACCCGAACGCCGACAACGAAGCGAGCCAAGCGTTCGTCGAGGCCTACCGAGCCGAGTACGACGAGACGCCGAACCAGAGTTCGCTGCACACCTACGAGTCGATGATGGTGTACGCCGCCGCCGTCGAGGAGGCCGGCACGTTCCACCCGCCGACGGTGGTTCGAACGCTCGAAGACTTCGAGTGGAGCCTCGCGTGGGGCGACTCCTCGTACCGGTCGTGCGACCACCAAGTCGAGCGACCGTGGTACATGGTGCAGGGCGTCGGCGACGACCGCGCCGAGGAACTCGGCATCCGGACGGAAATCGTCGAGACGACCGACCCGCTCGTCTACGAGTGCAGCGAGTTCCCGGCGTCGAACTGCGCCATGGGCGACAACGAGTACGGAGACGAGTAA
- a CDS encoding cupin domain-containing protein: MVSEKRFVQADDVETIQLDWGTLKWMNTPEVTASEGLSAGVVLLEPGKGHERHTHPDSEEILYFLGGEGEQTIEDETRTVGAGDMVHIPSGVEHSTINTSWEPLRFLAVYCPPGPEAVIREDDDATVFPPGEFPDN; the protein is encoded by the coding sequence ATGGTATCCGAAAAGCGGTTCGTCCAGGCAGACGACGTAGAGACGATTCAACTGGACTGGGGCACGCTGAAGTGGATGAACACGCCCGAGGTCACCGCCTCGGAGGGACTCAGCGCCGGCGTCGTGTTGCTCGAACCCGGGAAGGGCCACGAGCGACACACGCACCCCGACAGCGAGGAGATACTGTACTTCCTCGGCGGCGAGGGCGAACAGACCATCGAAGACGAGACCCGGACGGTCGGCGCGGGCGACATGGTTCACATCCCCAGCGGCGTCGAACACAGCACCATCAACACCTCGTGGGAGCCGCTTCGCTTCCTCGCGGTGTACTGCCCGCCCGGCCCGGAAGCCGTGATTCGCGAGGACGACGACGCGACGGTCTTCCCGCCTGGCGAGTTCCCGGACAACTGA
- a CDS encoding branched-chain amino acid ABC transporter permease: MNIDGVVGFLFIALSVASLYLLVAVGLSIVFGSLKYVNMAHGVLYLSGAYIGLLIASSEQYGGLLGDFGQVGLDWGFVPALVLTPVVIFVLGVAMERWIAKPFYERELLDQLLVTFGILIAAQELVAILFGRTGTIYPRPEWLTGAISLPVIGTPPGMSAASTIRVLVVALTLLLVAGIFAFFKYTDYGLAVRAGTEDSEMTQMLGIRVGRPFLLIFAVGAAYAGLAGVLGGSLFNVTSEIGMEIIIPSLVIVIMGGVGSLRGTVVGALLAGLTFAVATELEPSMTQASIYLLAIVVLTIRPSGIFPSAEVGQ, translated from the coding sequence ATGAACATCGACGGTGTCGTCGGGTTCCTCTTCATCGCGCTGAGCGTCGCGTCGCTGTACCTGCTCGTCGCGGTCGGTCTATCCATCGTGTTCGGGTCGCTCAAATACGTGAATATGGCTCACGGGGTCCTCTACCTGAGCGGCGCGTACATCGGGCTCCTCATCGCGTCGAGCGAACAGTACGGTGGGCTCTTAGGTGACTTCGGGCAGGTCGGACTCGATTGGGGGTTCGTCCCCGCGCTCGTGTTGACGCCGGTGGTCATCTTCGTCCTCGGCGTCGCTATGGAGCGTTGGATCGCGAAACCGTTCTACGAGCGAGAACTGCTCGACCAACTGCTAGTGACATTCGGAATTCTCATCGCCGCTCAAGAGCTGGTCGCCATCCTCTTCGGCCGGACGGGGACCATCTACCCCCGACCCGAGTGGCTCACGGGCGCGATTTCGCTTCCCGTCATCGGTACGCCGCCGGGGATGAGCGCGGCCTCGACGATACGCGTCCTCGTCGTCGCGCTCACGCTGTTGCTCGTCGCCGGCATCTTCGCGTTCTTCAAATACACCGACTACGGGCTGGCCGTGCGGGCGGGCACCGAAGACTCCGAGATGACGCAGATGCTCGGTATCCGCGTCGGCCGGCCGTTCCTCCTGATATTCGCCGTCGGTGCCGCGTACGCCGGACTCGCCGGTGTCCTCGGGGGGTCGCTGTTCAACGTGACCTCCGAAATCGGCATGGAGATAATCATCCCGTCGCTGGTCATCGTCATCATGGGCGGCGTCGGCAGTTTGCGCGGGACCGTTGTCGGCGCGCTGCTCGCCGGACTCACCTTCGCGGTGGCGACGGAACTCGAACCGAGCATGACGCAGGCCAGCATCTATCTGCTGGCCATCGTGGTGCTGACGATTAGGCCGAGCGGCATCTTCCCCTCGGCGGAGGTCGGACAATGA
- a CDS encoding branched-chain amino acid ABC transporter permease encodes MSTDNIHKTVDEESSLISWDTWDGIKHTESFVFLASVLFVLTFSYAFGRAPVVSDIFQGYHGLAVTILIWSIFALGFNLLLGQTGLLSFGHAMFFGTASYASALFAIHVYNDPLAVIVVGTLAAVALGAIAALILLRLHTVYFSIVALAIGQFLYFLAREPLVEITKGINGLEVPRSPVLGFFELEHQYGGFLGELIVNNLYLFVGVFFVGVVVSITRIRKSPYGLIFKAIRENETRTAFVGLDVWRYKFAAFLLSASIVGLAGGLMAVNTQFAGVERLYWSVSGDVVVMTVLGGLGTLAGPVIGTFVFFYFKGIVNGFPTLGNYWLLLLSLSFTTVVWVYRDGIWGMTTALTGALREPRELLDSLTGGDSTGDSSGGEN; translated from the coding sequence ATGAGCACGGACAACATCCACAAGACCGTAGACGAAGAATCGTCGTTGATTAGCTGGGACACCTGGGACGGAATCAAGCACACCGAGTCGTTCGTCTTCCTGGCGTCGGTGTTGTTCGTCCTGACGTTCTCGTACGCGTTCGGCCGCGCACCGGTCGTCTCGGATATCTTCCAGGGATATCACGGACTCGCGGTTACCATCCTCATCTGGTCGATATTCGCGCTCGGGTTCAACCTCCTGTTGGGCCAGACCGGCCTCCTCTCGTTCGGGCACGCCATGTTCTTCGGGACCGCGAGCTACGCCTCGGCGTTGTTCGCGATTCACGTGTACAACGACCCGCTTGCGGTCATCGTCGTCGGGACGTTGGCTGCGGTCGCCCTCGGGGCAATCGCGGCGCTGATTCTCCTGCGCCTCCACACGGTGTACTTCTCCATCGTGGCGCTGGCTATCGGCCAGTTCCTCTACTTTCTCGCCCGAGAACCGCTCGTGGAAATCACGAAGGGCATAAACGGCCTCGAAGTGCCGCGGTCGCCCGTCCTCGGGTTCTTCGAACTGGAACACCAGTACGGCGGGTTCCTCGGCGAACTCATCGTGAACAACCTCTACCTCTTCGTCGGCGTCTTCTTCGTCGGCGTCGTCGTCTCCATCACGCGCATCCGCAAGTCGCCCTACGGGCTCATCTTCAAGGCGATTCGCGAGAACGAGACGCGGACGGCGTTCGTCGGTCTCGACGTCTGGCGCTACAAGTTCGCGGCGTTCCTCCTCTCCGCGTCCATCGTCGGCCTCGCCGGCGGCCTGATGGCCGTCAACACCCAGTTCGCGGGCGTCGAACGACTCTACTGGTCCGTCAGCGGCGACGTCGTCGTCATGACCGTCCTCGGCGGACTCGGCACGCTCGCCGGCCCGGTCATCGGGACGTTCGTGTTCTTCTACTTCAAAGGCATCGTCAACGGCTTCCCGACGCTCGGCAACTACTGGCTCCTCCTGCTCTCGCTTTCGTTTACCACGGTCGTGTGGGTCTACCGCGACGGTATCTGGGGGATGACGACCGCCCTCACCGGCGCGCTCCGCGAGCCCAGAGAACTGCTCGACTCCCTCACGGGTGGCGACTCGACCGGCGACTCCTCGGGAGGTGAGAACTGA
- a CDS encoding phosphoenolpyruvate hydrolase family protein produces the protein MKYTRAESLDRIESTIESGDPVIGAGAGTGISAKFAERGGVDLLIIYNSGRYRMNGRGSLAGLLPYGDANEIVVEMGHEVIPVVEDTPVLAGVNGTDPFREMSVFIEDLRRRGFSGVQNFPTVGLIDEDSSYRKNLEETGMGYDKEVEMIREASEQGMLTCPYVFTEEQAKAMTEAGADVIVSHMGLTTSGDIGAETALDLDDAAERVQAHHDAAKSVRDDVHVICHGGPIAWPDDAEYVLNNTEGVVGFFGASSIERLATEEAIENQARKFKEIDF, from the coding sequence ATGAAGTATACTCGTGCTGAATCACTCGACCGTATCGAATCCACGATCGAATCCGGCGACCCCGTCATCGGCGCCGGTGCCGGAACCGGCATCTCCGCGAAGTTCGCGGAACGCGGTGGCGTCGATCTGCTTATCATCTACAACTCGGGCCGTTACCGGATGAACGGTCGGGGCTCGCTGGCCGGTCTCCTGCCGTACGGCGACGCCAACGAAATCGTCGTCGAGATGGGCCACGAGGTCATCCCGGTCGTCGAAGACACGCCGGTGCTCGCCGGCGTCAACGGGACCGACCCCTTCCGCGAGATGAGCGTGTTCATCGAAGACCTGCGTCGTCGCGGCTTCTCCGGCGTCCAGAACTTCCCGACCGTCGGACTCATCGACGAGGACAGCAGCTACCGGAAGAACCTCGAAGAGACCGGCATGGGCTACGACAAGGAAGTCGAGATGATTCGCGAGGCGAGCGAGCAGGGCATGCTGACGTGCCCGTACGTCTTCACCGAGGAGCAGGCCAAAGCGATGACCGAAGCCGGTGCCGACGTCATCGTCTCCCACATGGGCCTGACGACCTCCGGCGACATCGGCGCGGAGACGGCGCTCGACCTCGACGACGCGGCCGAGCGCGTGCAGGCGCACCACGACGCCGCCAAGTCGGTCCGAGACGACGTGCACGTCATTTGTCACGGCGGCCCCATCGCGTGGCCCGACGACGCGGAGTACGTCCTCAACAACACCGAGGGCGTCGTCGGCTTCTTCGGCGCGTCGAGCATCGAGCGCCTCGCCACGGAGGAAGCCATCGAGAATCAAGCGCGCAAGTTCAAGGAAATCGACTTCTGA
- a CDS encoding ABC transporter ATP-binding protein, which yields MSLLELDDVHAYYGPSHILRGVSLDIDEGEVVTLLGRNGAGKTTTVRSIAGTEPPAIRSGSIRFDGDDITDWPADNIAMGGIGVVPEGRRLFSELTVEENLEMSKITRGWWNTIRRGGLGGGESTMSIDELYDLFPRLDERRAQQAGTLSGGEQQMLSIARTLRLPNLKLLLLDEPTEGLAPQIVKTVGDSVAEIADQGLTVLLIEQNVREALRIADRGYVLDQGDIVYRGTVDELESEDLDEYLVV from the coding sequence ATGAGCCTGCTCGAACTCGACGATGTGCACGCCTACTACGGACCGAGCCACATCCTCCGCGGCGTCTCCCTCGACATCGACGAGGGCGAGGTCGTCACGCTCCTCGGCCGCAACGGCGCGGGGAAGACGACGACGGTCCGCAGCATCGCCGGGACCGAACCGCCGGCGATTCGGTCCGGGTCGATTCGATTCGACGGCGACGACATCACGGACTGGCCGGCCGACAACATCGCTATGGGCGGCATCGGCGTCGTCCCGGAGGGTCGGCGACTGTTCTCCGAACTGACGGTCGAGGAGAACCTCGAGATGTCGAAAATCACCCGCGGCTGGTGGAACACCATCCGCCGGGGCGGTCTCGGCGGCGGCGAGAGCACGATGTCGATAGACGAGCTGTACGACCTGTTCCCGCGGCTCGACGAGCGGCGGGCCCAACAGGCCGGGACGCTCTCGGGCGGCGAACAGCAGATGCTCTCCATCGCGCGGACGCTCAGGCTCCCGAACCTGAAACTGCTGTTGCTGGACGAACCGACCGAGGGACTGGCCCCACAAATCGTCAAGACGGTGGGCGACTCCGTCGCGGAAATCGCCGACCAAGGGCTGACGGTGCTCCTCATCGAGCAGAACGTCCGCGAGGCGCTCCGCATCGCGGACCGCGGCTACGTGCTCGACCAGGGTGACATCGTCTACAGAGGCACCGTGGACGAACTCGAATCCGAGGACCTCGACGAGTACCTCGTCGTCTGA
- a CDS encoding Tm-1-like ATP-binding domain-containing protein, which produces MSVVIVGTLDTKGEEIGFAREVLEGQGIEVHLVDVGVIGEPEIEPNTDAAAVAEAGGSTLEALREAGDRGKAIETMGDGAAVVASRLHAEGRLDGVLGLGGGGNTSVATAAMRALPMGVPKLMLSTMASGDTEPYIGYHDIAMMYSVADIEGLNQLSRTVISNAALAMVGMVSNEPDVETEDKPTIGITMFGVTTPCVQTARDWLEARGYETIVFHATGTGGRAMESLIEEGVIDGVLDVTTTEWADELVGGVLAAGPDRLDAAAERGIPQVVSTGALDMVNFGPKDSISDEFDGRQFHVHNPQVTLMRTTPEENAELGRIIAEKLNAATGPTTLALPLGGVSMLDAEGEEFYDPEADDALFDALREHLDGHVEVVESAANINDEEFALTLAKAIDSRMRASA; this is translated from the coding sequence ATGAGCGTCGTCATCGTCGGCACGCTCGATACCAAGGGCGAGGAGATAGGATTCGCCCGCGAGGTACTCGAAGGGCAGGGAATCGAAGTACACCTCGTCGACGTCGGCGTGATAGGTGAGCCAGAAATCGAACCGAACACCGACGCCGCGGCCGTGGCCGAGGCGGGCGGCAGCACCCTCGAAGCGCTTCGGGAGGCCGGCGACCGCGGCAAGGCCATCGAAACCATGGGCGACGGTGCGGCCGTCGTCGCGTCGCGACTCCACGCGGAAGGCCGACTCGACGGCGTCCTCGGTCTGGGAGGCGGCGGGAACACGTCGGTCGCGACGGCCGCGATGCGCGCACTCCCGATGGGGGTCCCGAAACTGATGCTCTCCACGATGGCCTCGGGCGACACGGAGCCGTACATCGGCTACCACGACATCGCGATGATGTACTCCGTCGCCGACATCGAGGGGCTCAACCAACTCTCGCGGACCGTCATCTCCAACGCGGCACTCGCGATGGTCGGCATGGTGTCGAACGAGCCGGACGTGGAGACCGAGGACAAACCGACCATCGGAATCACGATGTTCGGCGTCACCACGCCCTGCGTCCAGACGGCGCGCGACTGGCTCGAAGCGCGCGGCTACGAGACCATCGTCTTCCACGCGACCGGAACCGGTGGCCGGGCGATGGAGTCGCTCATCGAGGAGGGCGTCATCGACGGCGTGCTCGACGTCACGACGACCGAGTGGGCCGACGAACTGGTCGGCGGCGTCCTCGCGGCGGGTCCCGACCGACTCGACGCCGCGGCCGAGCGCGGCATCCCACAGGTCGTCTCAACCGGCGCGCTCGACATGGTCAACTTCGGGCCGAAAGACTCCATCTCCGACGAGTTCGACGGCCGGCAGTTCCACGTCCACAACCCGCAGGTGACGCTGATGCGGACGACCCCAGAGGAGAACGCCGAACTGGGCCGAATCATCGCGGAGAAACTCAACGCCGCGACCGGGCCGACCACGCTCGCGCTCCCGCTCGGCGGCGTCTCGATGCTCGACGCGGAGGGCGAGGAGTTCTACGACCCCGAAGCCGACGACGCGCTGTTCGACGCGCTGCGCGAGCACCTCGACGGCCACGTAGAAGTCGTCGAGTCGGCGGCCAACATCAACGACGAGGAGTTCGCGCTCACGCTCGCGAAGGCCATCGACAGCCGCATGCGGGCGTCGGCGTGA
- a CDS encoding ABC transporter ATP-binding protein yields MALLETHGLTKEFGGLTALDGVDIEVEEGELVSLIGPNGAGKSTLINTITGRLRPTEGEVFYAGNELVGMKPFEIAQLGVGRSFQTASILPELTVRENVQVASFAAEHGSFRVNFFRRRDSFDEVQARTNDILETIGLDSKARMEAGSLPYGDKRRLEVAIGLATDPDLLFMDEPTAGMSPTETEITVDLIHDLLADWGMTIFLVEHDMDIVFDVSDRIFTLHQGRLIAQGTPEEIRENPAVREAYLGGGEQ; encoded by the coding sequence ATGGCGCTGCTCGAAACCCACGGACTCACCAAGGAGTTCGGCGGACTCACGGCACTCGACGGCGTCGACATCGAAGTCGAAGAGGGCGAGCTCGTCTCCCTCATCGGCCCCAACGGTGCCGGCAAGTCCACGCTCATCAACACGATTACCGGTCGACTGCGTCCGACCGAAGGCGAGGTGTTCTACGCCGGGAACGAACTCGTCGGCATGAAGCCGTTCGAAATCGCCCAACTCGGCGTCGGCCGGTCGTTCCAGACCGCGTCGATTCTCCCCGAACTCACGGTGCGCGAGAACGTGCAGGTCGCGTCGTTCGCGGCCGAACACGGCTCGTTCCGGGTCAACTTCTTCCGCCGGCGGGACTCCTTCGACGAGGTCCAAGCGCGGACGAACGACATCCTGGAGACTATCGGTCTCGACTCGAAGGCCCGGATGGAAGCCGGTTCGCTCCCGTACGGGGACAAGCGGCGCTTAGAGGTCGCTATCGGACTCGCGACCGACCCGGACCTGCTGTTCATGGACGAGCCGACCGCCGGCATGTCGCCGACGGAGACCGAGATAACGGTCGACCTCATCCACGACCTACTGGCCGACTGGGGGATGACCATCTTCCTCGTCGAACACGACATGGACATCGTCTTCGACGTGTCCGACCGCATCTTCACGCTCCACCAAGGACGGCTCATCGCGCAGGGTACCCCCGAGGAGATTCGGGAGAATCCAGCCGTTCGCGAGGCCTACCTCGGAGGTGGGGAACAATGA
- a CDS encoding AEC family transporter, translated as MSLTGAFTNAILPILGVAVVGYLLARTTDIDVGPINTLGLYVLIPALAFHSIATTTLDGGEVLKLGVGVVGYALLMIAIAWGVGRLAGESGPLLGALMLAAAFPNSGFVGIPLSGFAFGEVGRTTAVIYLTIQNLVVYTLGVYIASNGSDSGVLDAVTEIFRLPLLYAIIAGVIARALGLVPPADSALMETVGLVGDASIPVMLLILGIQLAETNVSVISRSLAPTALKLVVAPLVGFGLALALGFGDPTVAKVFVLECATPAAVIPLALTIEYADETAVDGITAPEYLSTTIFTTTVASVGVLTVLVAVLQAGALF; from the coding sequence ATGTCGTTGACGGGGGCGTTCACGAACGCGATTCTCCCGATTCTCGGCGTCGCCGTCGTCGGCTATCTGTTGGCGCGAACGACGGACATCGACGTCGGACCGATAAACACCCTCGGACTGTACGTGCTCATCCCGGCGTTGGCGTTCCACAGCATCGCCACGACGACCCTCGACGGCGGTGAAGTGCTCAAACTCGGCGTCGGCGTCGTCGGCTACGCGCTCCTCATGATTGCTATCGCGTGGGGCGTCGGCCGGCTCGCAGGCGAGTCGGGGCCGCTCCTCGGCGCGCTCATGCTGGCGGCGGCGTTCCCGAACTCGGGCTTCGTCGGTATCCCGCTTTCCGGGTTCGCGTTCGGCGAAGTCGGACGAACGACCGCCGTCATCTATCTCACCATCCAGAACCTCGTGGTCTACACGCTCGGCGTCTACATCGCCTCGAACGGCTCCGATAGCGGAGTTCTCGACGCAGTCACGGAGATATTCCGCCTCCCCCTCCTGTACGCCATCATCGCCGGTGTCATCGCCCGCGCGCTCGGCCTCGTCCCGCCGGCCGACTCGGCGCTCATGGAGACCGTCGGACTCGTCGGCGACGCGTCGATTCCGGTCATGTTGCTCATCCTCGGCATCCAGCTGGCGGAGACCAACGTGTCCGTCATATCGCGGTCGCTCGCGCCGACGGCGCTGAAACTCGTCGTCGCGCCGCTCGTCGGATTCGGCCTCGCGCTCGCGTTGGGGTTCGGCGACCCGACCGTCGCGAAGGTGTTCGTCCTCGAGTGTGCCACGCCCGCCGCGGTCATCCCGCTGGCGCTCACCATCGAGTACGCCGACGAGACGGCGGTCGACGGCATCACCGCCCCGGAGTATCTCAGCACGACCATCTTCACCACCACCGTCGCCAGCGTCGGCGTCCTGACCGTCCTCGTGGCGGTCTTGCAGGCGGGCGCGCTGTTCTGA
- a CDS encoding PQQ-binding-like beta-propeller repeat protein: protein MKRTNRRRFLAAFSSSAFAFTAGCQRPVASASQSHPVSEPVTSWPTFRGGRFNTGYIGDVSPLDSEPSVEWTFEADGAFWGSPIVADGTVYIGSADSSLYAIDAETGEKRWSFESGHRIEGTPAYADGIVYIGSYDKHLYAIDAETGEERWSRAFDGLIRGSPTVWDGTVYTGVGCHNLACAWYAEEANVSETGWVYALDAETGETEWQYEVGDEVVSSPAVTDNRVYVGSSDEALYALSRSTGEVEWRYETRDMIWSSPAVAYGSVYFTDWNGNVHAADAATGEREWLADTAGRYISGSVAVGEEAVYVGHTPYNTLDDPTTNHAKVFRFDRESGAENWSFETPALEVGSSPVLTEDTLYVGTHRQSDGDGVGVHAITTDGQEEWFMEIDGRGVGSSPALVDGRLYFGGTDAKVYAVE, encoded by the coding sequence ATGAAACGGACCAACCGACGACGATTTCTCGCCGCGTTCTCCTCGTCCGCGTTTGCGTTCACCGCGGGGTGTCAGCGACCGGTCGCGTCAGCGTCGCAGAGCCACCCCGTGTCCGAACCGGTCACCTCGTGGCCGACGTTCCGCGGAGGACGGTTCAACACCGGCTACATCGGCGACGTGTCCCCACTCGACTCGGAGCCCTCGGTGGAGTGGACCTTCGAGGCCGACGGGGCGTTCTGGGGGAGCCCAATCGTCGCCGACGGCACCGTCTACATCGGGAGCGCCGATAGCTCGCTGTACGCCATCGACGCCGAGACCGGCGAGAAACGGTGGTCCTTCGAGTCCGGGCACCGAATCGAGGGGACGCCAGCCTACGCCGACGGTATCGTCTACATCGGGTCGTACGACAAGCATCTGTACGCTATCGACGCCGAGACCGGCGAGGAACGGTGGTCCCGGGCGTTCGACGGGCTGATTCGAGGGAGCCCGACGGTCTGGGACGGGACGGTCTACACCGGCGTCGGCTGTCACAACCTCGCGTGCGCGTGGTACGCGGAGGAGGCCAACGTCTCGGAGACCGGATGGGTGTACGCGCTCGACGCCGAGACCGGCGAGACGGAGTGGCAGTACGAGGTCGGCGACGAAGTGGTCAGCAGTCCGGCAGTCACGGACAACCGCGTGTACGTCGGCTCCTCGGACGAAGCGCTGTACGCGCTGTCGCGCTCGACCGGCGAGGTCGAGTGGCGGTACGAGACCCGCGACATGATCTGGTCGAGTCCGGCGGTCGCCTACGGCTCCGTGTACTTCACTGACTGGAACGGCAACGTTCACGCCGCCGACGCGGCGACGGGCGAGCGAGAGTGGCTCGCCGACACGGCGGGCCGATACATCTCGGGGTCCGTCGCCGTCGGCGAGGAGGCCGTCTACGTCGGTCACACGCCGTACAACACGCTCGACGACCCGACGACGAACCACGCGAAGGTGTTCCGCTTCGACCGCGAAAGCGGCGCTGAGAACTGGAGCTTCGAGACGCCCGCGCTGGAAGTCGGAAGCAGTCCCGTCCTGACTGAAGACACGCTCTACGTCGGGACGCACCGACAGTCGGACGGCGACGGCGTCGGTGTCCACGCCATCACGACTGACGGGCAAGAAGAGTGGTTCATGGAAATCGACGGGCGGGGCGTCGGGTCCAGCCCGGCGCTCGTCGACGGGCGACTGTACTTCGGCGGGACCGACGCGAAGGTGTACGCGGTCGAGTAG